The following coding sequences are from one Desulfosporosinus orientis DSM 765 window:
- the gltX gene encoding glutamate--tRNA ligase, with protein MEKVRVRFAPSPTGYLHIGGARTALFNWLFAKKHNGSLILRIEDTDADRLIDDSVQQILDSLKWLKINWDEGPEKGGNFGPYFQSQRQEFYTRAAQTLISEKKAYHCFCSGEEIEEERQKQRQEGKPYRYSGKCRNLSAEEVKERLEQGQPSVTRLKVPETGQVIVQDIIRGTVSFELEQFDDFIIMKSNGAAAYNFACVVDDHAMQISHVIRAEEHLSNTPKQRLIYDALGYEVPSFAHLSMILAPDRSKLSKRHGATSVGEFQEMGCLPEALVNYLTLLGWAPTGEQSELISPEQTIPVFSLEKVSKTAAVYDVQKLIWLNGQYMTTYDLDSLTQQALPFFIEAGLISTREAEEKREYIRDVVNTVRERVRTLKELVEASRYFFQDIVAYDEKGREKYFVKQENVADLLSKGRACLAPLEVFDVERVENAYRQLMKELEIKGGTIIHPTRLALTGQTVSPGLFDVMALLGKEKCLERLDKAIDYIQKL; from the coding sequence ATGGAAAAGGTCAGAGTAAGATTTGCCCCCAGCCCTACAGGCTATTTGCATATCGGGGGAGCAAGAACGGCCCTGTTTAACTGGCTGTTTGCCAAAAAACATAACGGCTCATTAATCCTTCGAATTGAGGATACGGATGCAGACCGGCTTATCGACGATTCTGTTCAGCAAATACTGGATAGCTTGAAATGGTTAAAGATTAACTGGGATGAGGGCCCGGAAAAAGGTGGGAATTTTGGCCCCTATTTTCAATCTCAGAGACAAGAATTTTACACAAGGGCGGCTCAAACTTTAATTAGCGAGAAAAAAGCCTACCATTGTTTTTGTAGTGGAGAAGAAATAGAAGAAGAACGCCAAAAGCAGCGGCAAGAGGGTAAACCCTATCGATATTCGGGGAAATGCCGGAACTTATCGGCAGAGGAAGTTAAAGAGCGGCTGGAACAAGGGCAGCCTTCAGTGACCCGGCTTAAAGTGCCGGAAACAGGTCAGGTTATTGTCCAGGATATTATTAGAGGAACAGTCAGCTTTGAGCTGGAGCAATTTGATGATTTTATCATTATGAAATCCAATGGAGCGGCGGCTTATAATTTTGCCTGTGTCGTGGATGACCATGCCATGCAAATTAGTCATGTTATCAGGGCCGAAGAACATTTGTCCAATACACCAAAGCAACGTCTTATATACGACGCCTTGGGATACGAAGTCCCTTCCTTTGCCCACTTATCCATGATTTTAGCACCGGACCGCAGTAAGTTAAGCAAACGACACGGCGCAACTTCTGTGGGAGAATTCCAAGAGATGGGTTGTCTCCCTGAAGCTTTAGTCAACTATTTGACCCTTCTGGGCTGGGCTCCCACAGGGGAGCAGAGTGAACTCATCTCCCCGGAGCAAACTATCCCTGTTTTTAGCCTCGAAAAAGTATCCAAAACAGCTGCGGTCTATGACGTTCAAAAATTAATCTGGCTTAATGGCCAATATATGACCACTTATGATTTAGATAGTCTCACTCAGCAGGCCCTACCTTTTTTCATTGAGGCGGGTCTAATCAGTACCAGGGAAGCAGAAGAAAAGCGAGAATACATTCGTGACGTCGTAAATACGGTCAGGGAAAGAGTAAGAACTTTAAAAGAACTGGTGGAAGCAAGCCGTTATTTTTTTCAGGATATTGTTGCCTATGATGAAAAAGGCCGCGAGAAATACTTTGTTAAACAAGAAAACGTGGCTGATTTGCTCTCAAAGGGCCGAGCGTGTTTGGCACCCCTGGAAGTGTTTGATGTGGAAAGGGTGGAAAATGCCTATCGACAATTAATGAAGGAACTTGAGATTAAAGGCGGCACGATTATTCACCCGACCAGACTAGCCTTAACGGGTCAAACCGTTAGCCCGGGTTTGTTTGATGTCATGGCGTTGTTAGGGAAAGAGAAATGCTTGGAACGTTTAGATAAGGCTATTGACTATATTCAGAAACTTTAA
- a CDS encoding GNAT family N-acetyltransferase, which yields MKITIRPARDNENDALTNISFTSKNYWNYPQEYFDVWRRELTITSDYINTNIVFVAEVDEIVAGYFSIAEVKEDFFTGQVMIKKGFWLEHLFILPEFIGQGIGTDLMFKAKNICAQMKIDRLYIFSDPNAKGFYDKLGAKYIGESPSSIEGRMVSLFELEVNLI from the coding sequence ATGAAAATTACGATAAGGCCTGCCCGGGATAACGAAAACGATGCTCTAACTAATATCTCTTTTACATCAAAGAACTATTGGAATTACCCCCAGGAGTATTTTGACGTCTGGAGAAGGGAGCTAACCATTACTTCTGATTACATCAATACCAATATTGTATTTGTTGCTGAAGTTGATGAAATCGTTGCTGGTTATTTTTCAATAGCGGAAGTAAAAGAGGATTTTTTTACAGGCCAGGTTATGATTAAGAAAGGCTTTTGGCTGGAGCACCTATTTATTCTGCCAGAATTTATTGGTCAAGGGATTGGAACGGATTTAATGTTTAAAGCCAAGAACATATGCGCACAGATGAAAATAGATCGTTTATACATATTTTCTGATCCCAATGCTAAAGGGTTCTATGACAAATTAGGAGCCAAATACATTGGCGAATCACCCTCAAGTATTGAAGGAAGAATGGTTTCACTATTTGAATTAGAAGTAAACCTCATTTAA
- a CDS encoding NTP transferase domain-containing protein: MERKAKKTTGGIIVAAGKSSDREQRQPLWKIGSITAVKRIVLTFQQVGISPIVVITGRDTGDIEHDLADYGVIFLQNKQYENSQMFDSAKIGLRFLENKCDQVLFNPVNIPMFTPETIRKMMECKAQVISPSYQGKTGHPLLISAPLIPKILEYNGSMGMRGAIRSLGIERQWMDIDDEGVLQGMDDLDRLDLLIKKHNQHILHPFVRISIEKEFLFFDSRTKLLLLLIQETNSVRSACRHIALSYSKAWNMLNGLEQELGYAVVKRQHGGSKGGKTYLTKEGLEFLEKYQRFEQNVRQYSKDEFNRLFLEDGF; encoded by the coding sequence ATGGAAAGAAAAGCAAAGAAAACAACAGGCGGAATTATTGTTGCAGCCGGAAAATCTTCAGATCGAGAGCAACGACAGCCGCTCTGGAAAATCGGCTCCATTACTGCTGTGAAAAGAATTGTTCTAACCTTTCAACAAGTTGGAATTTCCCCCATTGTCGTCATTACCGGCAGGGATACCGGAGACATTGAGCATGACTTAGCGGATTATGGAGTTATCTTTTTGCAAAATAAACAGTATGAGAACTCTCAGATGTTTGATTCGGCCAAAATCGGGCTGAGATTTTTAGAGAATAAATGTGACCAGGTCCTTTTCAATCCGGTTAACATTCCCATGTTTACCCCGGAGACTATCCGCAAAATGATGGAATGCAAGGCACAGGTAATTTCACCATCCTACCAGGGGAAGACGGGCCATCCTCTCCTGATATCTGCCCCGTTGATCCCTAAAATCCTGGAGTATAACGGAAGCATGGGCATGCGGGGAGCCATTCGCAGCCTGGGGATCGAAAGACAATGGATGGATATCGACGACGAGGGTGTTCTCCAGGGTATGGATGACCTTGATCGCTTGGATCTGCTCATAAAAAAACACAACCAGCATATATTGCATCCCTTTGTAAGAATAAGCATTGAAAAAGAGTTCTTGTTTTTCGATTCCCGAACCAAATTGCTGTTGCTTTTGATCCAGGAAACAAATTCTGTCCGAAGTGCCTGCCGGCATATTGCCTTGTCTTACAGTAAAGCCTGGAATATGCTCAACGGGCTGGAACAAGAGTTAGGGTATGCCGTGGTCAAAAGACAGCATGGCGGCAGTAAGGGCGGCAAGACTTATTTGACAAAAGAAGGCCTTGAATTCCTGGAAAAGTACCAGCGCTTTGAGCAGAATGTGCGCCAATACTCCAAGGATGAATTTAACCGGTTATTTTTAGAAGACGGTTTTTAG